Part of the Camelus bactrianus isolate YW-2024 breed Bactrian camel chromosome 6, ASM4877302v1, whole genome shotgun sequence genome, gttttggatagagaTTAATCATAAACTTGGCGAGGGAATTTGATTTTAGGGGGACTGGGTTTCACTGGCTGTGTTCcctctcagctgtgtgaccttgagcaaggcacTTAACCTCTGTGAACCCTCTGTCGTCATTGTTTCCTCATTGTCAAATAATCATACTTACTTCACAGCGGTACTGAGTATATCAGATAAGATGTCTGGGCCTCAGTTGGTCCTCAGTTATTGCTTATTCTTTTCTCTACGTACAAGGTAgcaagaggggagggtacagcttaagtggtagagcacatgctcagcacgcccaaggtcctgggctcaatcctcagtaccttctctagaaataaataaataaataaaccctgaattaccttccccccccccccaaaaagtaaaCCTAAAAATAAGGCAGTAAAATCTCTTCCTCAAACATAATTCAGATTGTGGCCCTCAGACACCTGTACGGATCCCACTTACCCCACACAGGAGGCCAAAAATAACTCCTGACAGCTCCTTTTGCCTTAAAGCAAGAGGGCTGTCACTGGCTCCACTGCCCTTATCTCCAAAGGCACCTGGTTCAGTTTCTGTCTGCCAGCCAGCTAAGTCTGTTTGGCTTTCTCTCCCCCACCTTCCTGTCACAGCACACATCTGAAAtgcccttcctgccctccttccaAAACCAGGCCCCGCCCTCTTGGAAGCAGACTTGAGACTCACTTCCTCTCTTAAACCTGCTTGACTCAGACTTCCCAGTTTCAAGATTGTTAATCACTAGAAAATATGTCATGCCAACTTCAGCCTtcctccaccccctttcctccaccCTTGTTGATTGTGATGTAAGACTGTACCTGGCAAATCTGCACCTGTGGGCACCTGTGTTCCCAGGAATCTGGGTGTTCATGTGAGTGGTTATAGAGCAGGAAGCAAGAGCAGATGGTAACCAAAAACAAAGCAGTTGatgaggtggggggagggctggACCAGATCACACACATGTCCGTTTTGGCCACTTACTACATGGTTGGTGCTTACCAAGTTACTTAgcctttctgagcctccatttcctggcATATttgtcatgaaaattaaaaaattaccactattactatttactgagcacttattcAGTGCAGGCTGTGTCCTAAGcacttcacatagattttttttcttttaaaaaaagttttaatttttttttaattggaggtactggggattgaactcaggacctcatgcatgctaagcatgcgctctaccactgagctatatccctcccCCCATGTAGATTTTTAAACTGAATCTTCACTTCAACCATAGCAGGTAGGTAACATTATTTTTCCTATGCTATTGTTGAAGAAATTGAGATACAGAAGAAACTCAACACAAAGGTTAGGTACTTTGCCCCAGggcacacagctaataaatggcaaaGTCAGGATTGCCACCCAGGCAGTCAGACCGCAGAGTCCATGTTTGTAACCAGTCTGCTTACTGACTCCCACGCGTAATCCTGTGTGTGTGCAAAGCTCTtgacacagtgcctggaacaaagATAACCATCAACCAGTGTGGCTCTTTCCTCACTGGGACTGCGAGTACCGATGGCCAGGACAAGAGTCTCTTTTTCCCTGTAACTTGTTACAGAGCCTAGGAAAGGATAGAATACAGAGTGGGCACTTTACACATATTTCCAGCCTGATAAAGCTATGGAAGAAATATAAAGAGTTTAAAGCCATCTTTTCTTACCTAGATGTGTGTATTAAACATACACTTGCCACATGGACACACACTTCTCACAAATACATTGCAGACactcactcacacatacacattcagTGGCCACTTTGAACCCATGAAGGCTCCATCAGGAAACCTTCCTAAACTGGTCCAAGCCTCACAATCTCTCCCATCCCTGAATGCCAACAGCACTCACCATTAGGCCCAGCCAAGCCAGCCCTCACTATGTggtgttttattcattcatttaaataacTACCCAATAACTACTAAGAACCAGGGCCAGGTATTGGAGAAGCAGcaccaaaaagaattttttaaagttcctgtcCTCCAGGAACTTCGACTCTCCTAGGAGATGCTGGCATACAAACCAAGACTTACAGTAGGCACAGGGGAAGATGTTTTATCATTGACAGCACATACGAAGGTCTTTTAAATCAGACTGAGGCATttgggagagcttcctggaggtGACACTGGAGTTAAATTTTAAAGATGAACAGGAGTTACTCTGGCAAAGGAGAGAGTGTGGAGGAAGGAGAGTAAAGAAGAGAGAACAGGTTAACATGCTCGGGAAACTGCGAATGCTGTACCAGTTGTAATGAAGAGTTTTTAATGGGGACAGGCAGGACAAGAGGCCAGAGGGGTAGGCAGGGCCCATGTGCCAAAAGTCCTGATGGGCTAACCTGAAAGATTAAAAGTCTTACCTAAAAAGCTGTCGGGAACTACGCAAGGGTTTTTGGCAGAGATATATCATCAAATCTGCATTTCAGAAAGATTGATTTAGCAGCAGAGACATGAACCGATGAAAGAGGAGACAAGTTGGAGACGGGAACATTGAAAAGACTTTCAACAATCACGGGAATAAATTGAAATTCTTAGTGCAGTGGGAATGGAGAGGGTATTTAAGAGCTATTAAGGAAAAGTGGGGAGGCCACCCATTCAAATAGGAAGCATAAAAGCCTAAAGCTTAGACTGGGAGGAGGCAAGACAATGATACCTTTTGACTTTTAGAGTCTGAGGTGTCTCTGGGGCACCCAGGTGATACCTATTAGGCTTGTGaacgtgtgtgtatacatttttttccattattaaaGTCTGCAAGACATCTGGGCTGGAGATACAAGTTTGAGTGTCATCAGCTTAGAGGCAGCAATTAAAACCATGAGTGTGGATGAAGTCACCGAGAGAAAGTGTGGGCCGGAAGGTCGGTGAGCCCAGGACAGAGTTCTGGGAGCTCCTACGCCAAGCAGTTGAACACCTGGATATgtgaacattctccaggagcaatGTGTGCAGTGGGAAAAAGTGAGGAAAGGACGCTGGTGATCACCAACATTTAGGGGAGGAGAAGGTGAACAGACAAGAAGAGAGGGGCAAAGGTGCGGGAGGAGAAGCCAGGACAGGGTATCAAGTCAAGGGAAGTCAGCTGCATCAAATGCTGCAGAGGTCAATGAAGATAAGGACAGGAAATTCCATCCGTTACATTTGGCAACTGAGAGGTGGCCACTGCGGCCACAGTGAGGTCACTGGAGCGGTGAGGGCGTGGGTTtctggctgctggagaaaacttTTCAACTGAATCGCAGTTTGAGTAGCTGACTGGAATTTCAGTCCGCGTTGCTTTCCTGGAGCACCATAGTCGCGCGTGCGCACTCTTACGCACCGCACCGGAGAGCTAACAGGGACTTGGCGTTTCCGGACGGCGCGCGCAGAGATCCCGCGCACGCGCCTCCGGAGCCCACCGGCTCCGCCGTGGGCCTTTCCCTAGGCCTGCAGAGGGCGCTGAGTCTCGGAGAGCCAGGGCGTGACGCCGCTCTAGTCAGCGCCCGGGCTCGGTGGTGGGCGCCGCAGCTTCGCGTCCCGCACGCCTCCTCCCAGCACAGGTGGGTCCGCCCGCGGGGGGCGGCAGTGCTTGGGAGCCGCGGGGCGGGAGGGCAGCGGCAGCCCCTGGGCGGCGAGTGGTCCCCGTCACCTAAGTGCCCCGGCTCGGGTCTGGCCCCGGCGGAACGGGCTGTGGGCGGGCCCGCACGGGTGCAAGTTCCCAGTCCGGGTGGGTGCCTTCTGGACGTGCAGTGCCTATCCCAGGACCCCTTAACACCCCAGGGGTCTCCGCCCTAGCTCGCTTGCGGCTTCCTGGGAACAGCTGCGGGCGGTGCTACCAGAGGCGGGGCTCCCATGATTGACACTTCTTTCCCCAGGTTTCACGGGCGCCACTggacccctcccctgccctgaaCCTGAGCCAGCACCATGGTGAGAACCCTGAACCTAGCCCCTCACCTCCGCATGCCCATGCTCATGTCCTTGCTCTTTCCCCGCGTGGCTTTGCCTTCATTGCCCGATGTCAACCTGGGGCTCCTCAGTCGGGGTTCGGTGTGTCTGCCCCTTCAAAGCAGCCTGCACTCTTCCAACCCGCCCATCCCTGTAGCACGGACGCCTGAAGGTGAAGACATCGGAAGAGCAAGCGGAAGCCAAGAGGCTAGAGCGGGAACAGAAGCTGAAGCTATACCAGTCAGCCACCCAGACTGTCTTCCGGAAGGTGGGGCCCTCAGAGGTAGCCCCTTCCTGCAGTGGGCCCCTTAGTGTAGCACTGAGGCCAAGAGCTGGGCACTATAGTCAGAATGTATGGATATGTATCTGGGTTCTATTATTTACTAGCTGCAtgtccttgggcaaattactgaatctctttgggcctcagtttgcccatctgtaaaatgggactaataattGCACTTACTGTATAGGGCTATTGTGAGAATACATGTAAACCTGTAAAGTGCTTTGTATAGTATCTATTTTATAATATGGCATTCACAGATTTACTTATCCCTGTAGTGGGAGAATGATACCGTCTTTGACCCTGCTATCTGTCTTCTCAGCGccaggctggagagctggatgagTCAGTGCTGGAACTGACAAGCCAGATTCTGGGAGCCAACCCTGACTTTGCTACCCTCTGGAACTGTCGACGAGAGGTGCTCCAGCGGCTGGAGGCCCAGAAGTGTGTAGGGGTTCAGGGGCCCAGGGAAgatggccctggccctgccctacCTCGGTCCAGGGGTAGAGGAAGAATGAGGCAACCAGGGGCATAGGCAGAAGATAGTGGAGGGCTGGGTGCAGAAAGTCAGGGTGAGCTGAGATTGGGTGTTGGAGGGCCCTGACCCCCGTTCCCCTCTGGGTGCAGGTCTCCCGAGGAGTTGGCTGCTCTGGTGAAGGCAGAACTGGGCTTCCTGGAGAGCTGTCTGAGGGTGAACCCCAAGTCTTACGGCACTTGGCACCACCGCTGCTGGCTGCTGGGCCGCCTGCCAGAACCCAACTGGACCCGGGAGCTGGAGCTATGTGCCCGCTTCCTCGAGGTTGATGAACGGAACTGTACGTGCCTGCAGATTCTGTCCCTACGACGCTCACCTGCCCCACACCCTGGTACAGGGTGTCAGTAGGGCCCAGAGTGGGGCGGGATGGCTAGGACCAGCCCACTGAGCTGATGGCAGAAGGGATGGTGGAGCCAAATGCATCCTCCATGGAGTGCACAGAGGTGTTTCTTGGGATCTCCAAGGGAACTCCAGGGGTACTAGCTAGGGAGCTCTTGCCCTGCTTCTGAAATGTggtgttccccaccctcctagtCCACTGCTGGGACTACCGGCGATTTGTAGCTGCACAGGCAGCTGTGCCCCCTGCAGAGGAGCTCGCCTTCACTGACAGCCTCATCACCCGAAACTTCTCCAACTACTCCTCCTGGCATTACCGCTCCTGCCTCTTGCCCCAGCTGCACCCCCAGCCAGACTCTGGACCCCAGGGGCGCCTCCCTGAGGATGTGCTGCTCAAAGGTAAACAGGGCCAGGGGGTGCTGGGGAGGGCTCTGCAGCCTTGATGCCTAGCCCTGTTCCTGAATCTGCTACTTGGGTTTATCAAGTACATACTTGGCTCTGAGGGTGCATAAGATCCAGCCCCTGGCTGCGGAGAGCTCAAGTGTCCAATGGGGAAGATAAGACTAACACATGCAGCCCCTGTGCAAGGCCAGTACATAAGTGAAACTGAAGGCTGGAGGTGCTCAGAGGAGAGGGTGGGATGTTGGGGCAGCCAGGAGCCCACTAGGGTCCTAACCACAGCCACATGCCTCCTTGTCCCCTGCAGAGCTGGAGCTGGTGCAGAATGCCTTCTTCACTGACCCTAATGATCAGAGTGCCTGGTTCTACCATCGCTGGCTCCTGGGACGAGGTGAGCACTGGGGGAAGAGGCTGGGTGATTAGGACTTGGAAGGAATGGAAGACTATTTAAGGAGACCTGAGGCTGTGTCTCCCCCCAGCTGATCCCCAGGATGCCCTGCGCTGCCTGCACGTGAGCCGGGACGAGGCCTGTCTGACTGTCTCCTTCTCTCGGCCCCTCCTAGTGAGTCCTGCAGCTTTTGCTGGAGAGCATCATGGACTGTGGGCCCAGAGCTGTTGGAGTGACGGGTCTCCCTTTGTCCCTTTTGTCAGGTGGGCTCCAGGACAGACACCTTGCTGCTCATGGTTGATGAGTCACCCCTGGCTGTAGAATGGAGGACCCCAGATGGCAGGAACCAGCCTAGCCATGTCTGGGTATCCCAGGATTGGTGGGGCAaagtgggggctggggcagggctgaggtGGGGAGTCAGAAAAGTGGTGCAGGCCAGGTATTTCCTTGACCGTATGcttccagctctgtgacctgCCCGCTGCCTCCCTCAATGACCAGTTGCCCCAACACACATTTCGTGTCATTTGGACAGCAGGCAATGCCCAGAAGGAGTGTGTGCTCTTAAAAGGTGACACAGCCTGCGTCCTCCACCCCTTGCAGCAGCCCCCCATCCCTCTGTTCTTCTCATGGGCATCCCCTCCTACCATCTACTCTTTCTCTCAGGCCGCCAAGAGTGCTGGTGCCGGGACTCGGCCACAGATGAACAGCTCTTCAGGTGACAATGACATGGAAGCCTACAGACAGGGGGAGGGACTCTGGACTCTGGGCATCAGGCAtctggggtgggaggctgggggcttGAGCAGGTGGTCTGAGACTGGATACTGGGGATGACCAGTACCCTAGGACTGTGGGcatcatcccctcccccaccccgccccccctCAGGTGTGAACTGTCGGTGGAGAAGTCCACAGTGCTACAGTCCGAGCTTGAATCCTGTAAGGAGCTGCAGGAGCTGGAGCCTGAGAATAAATGTGAGGCCCGTCCCCTAGCTCCTGCTTTTCTCAGGAGGCCCCTTCCTAGGAGGTCCCCTTGGGGAGATCAGAAAGGGTCTCCAGAGGATGGGAGCAGAAAAAGATCCAAGAGAGTCCATCCTTTTCTCGCTCTCTCCTCAGGGTGCCTGCTCACCATCATCTTGCTGATGCGGGCGCTGGACCCCCTGCTGTATGAGAAGGAGACACTGCAGTACTTCCAGACCCTCAAGGCAAGTAGGGTCTGGGGGAGCCAGCAAGGGGGAGGCCCGGAGGGCAGCTGACACACATTCCCTGTCTGCCCAATCCCTGCCAGGCTGTGGACCCAATGCGGGCAGCGTACTTGGATGACCTGCGCAGCAAGTTCCTGCTGGAGAACAGTGTGCTCAAGATGGAGTATGCGGAGGTGCGCGTGCTGCACCTGGGTCACAAGGTAGGGACTGCGCATGCGCCTTCCCTCACCCCACTGTCTtaccctccctctttcttttgatCTGGGTGGCCTTTCTATCTGCTCCCTGGGCTTCAGCCGAGGGTCGCATCATGTCCTCAGCTTTGCCTTCAGTCTCAGGTGCCCCGCtgaacatttcttcctccactcaTTCCCTTGCTTCTCTCCCTGGAGCTGGCCACATCATCTAAAGCCTGAATAGTTTTCCAGAGACTTTTGAATCAATCTTCCCCAATCAATCTTCCCAACACATTAGTTTTATCATGTCCCTGCTGCCCACCTTTATTCCTACCAAACCGATCCCTCAGATTCACCAGGCCCACTCCTGCCCATGTCTGTGTTTATCCCAGCGCCCTCCTTTATCCCCTGTACCTGCCCCACTCCCTCCACTCCACgggccaccccagccccagcactcACATCCCTCAGAGCATGTACTGCCATGGGTTGTCAGGTAAGCTTCCCACCTGCTCCGTCCTCTCCTCAGCTGGGGTCCCCTAGGGCCTGTGTGGGGCACACCAGGCAAGTGCCTGATAAGCAGTGCCTGAGGACTTTCTCCCAGGGCTCACTGGGtatctcctcctgcctcctcaggATCTGACGATGCTCTGCCATCTGGAACAGCTGCTCTTGGTCACTCACCTCGACCTGTCGCACAATCGTCTCcgagccctgccccctgccctggcaGCCCTGCGCTGCCTCGAGGTAACGCACTCACTCCTCTGTCAGTGCCCTGGGGggtcctttccccttccttcacctCAGCAGTCTACTCACCCTACAAAGAGATGTCTGGGTCCTTTCAGCCCCAACAGATGACCCCTGCCTTCCTGTCCTCTGTCATCCCACCTGACCCCAGGAGCCCTTCCATGCACTGTAAGCTGATCATGCTGGGTTCCCCAGTTGCTTGTACCAATTCCAAGCTGCATGCCCTGTCCTGTCTTCCCTACCCTTCCTGATCCCCAGGTGCTGCAGGCCAATGATAACGCTATCGAGTCCCTGGATGGTGTCACTAACCTGCCCCGGCTGCAGGAGCTCTTTTTGTGCAATAACCGTATCCTTCCTTTTGGGGGCCTTTCAGACAGCAGGTAGAGCGAGGTGCCACACCAGGAAGGGACAGGCAGCCAGCAGGGTGGGTGTGCTCCTcggcgggggagggggctctggCTGGCTAAACTGACGAGAGAGGAGAGCCTGGGGCTATATGGGGCTAGCGTTGACTTGGGCTAGGAGAGTTTTGCAGGATGGAAGTAAATGACTTCCTCAACCAGAGTTCACAAACCGGCAGCCTGCAGATGTTCTTGAGTACCACATCGTGTTTTTTTAAATCGGgaagtttcatattttaaaaaaatttagaattctgATTCTTATTAAAAACTGAAAGTTAAAGCACCCTTTGGTCTAATTTCCACTTGGCAACCCTTGGCCGTTGAGTCATGGGTGCCTCTGCAGCCAAGGCTAGCTTCCCCCTTGACCAGAGTCTCCATTACTCCTTCTGGTACTGCATCCAGCAGGCCTCCTGTGCTTCCTGCCTGGTGCCCCGGCGGCAAGTGTTTGCAGACTAGAGCCTTACACCTTCCGGAGAAGCAGACAAGGTGCCCATCAACCAGGCTGCCGGGCACCAGTCCCCGTTCTTGAGGGAAAACAGTGATGGGTGTACAGGAGCAGACAGGTCTGGGGGATCCCGCTGAGCTTTCCTTGACTCCTGCCCAAGGCCTCCCGCAGCCTGCCGTGCTCCAGCCTCTTGCCTCCTGCCCCAAGCTGGTCCTCCTCAACCTGCAGGGCAACCCCCTGTGCCAAGCAGCGGGCATCTCGGAGCAGCTGGCCGAGCTGCTGCCTTCAGTTAGCAGCATCCTCACCTAAGACACCCTGCCCCTACCCTTGCCCTTTAACTTATTGGAACTGAATAAACAACGAAGTGGCCCCCAAAGGCTGCTAAGCTGCTCCCGCCACCACTGTTACTACTGCCACctggaaaagaaagggagagagttaGGGTGTGTTGGACCCCCTCTACTTTCATTTTATGCTTAATCCTGCTGTTCCCTATCATGGAGAACCAAAGCCTCAGTGTCTGGGGCAGAATCCGGACAAGGACTGGATTTGGGACTACCTTCTGGTTTGGGGCTGGCTGAGTCTAGGTTTCAGGCTGGAATCAGGTTGGGTTCAGGTTCTGGTTGGAGCTGGGCTACAGAGCAGCTATAAACGTGTCCAACTGGAAGGGCTCATAAAGGTCTCT contains:
- the RABGGTA gene encoding geranylgeranyl transferase type-2 subunit alpha isoform X1, whose amino-acid sequence is MHGRLKVKTSEEQAEAKRLEREQKLKLYQSATQTVFRKRQAGELDESVLELTSQILGANPDFATLWNCRREVLQRLEAQKSPEELAALVKAELGFLESCLRVNPKSYGTWHHRCWLLGRLPEPNWTRELELCARFLEVDERNFHCWDYRRFVAAQAAVPPAEELAFTDSLITRNFSNYSSWHYRSCLLPQLHPQPDSGPQGRLPEDVLLKELELVQNAFFTDPNDQSAWFYHRWLLGRADPQDALRCLHVSRDEACLTVSFSRPLLVGSRTDTLLLMVDESPLAVEWRTPDGRNQPSHVWLCDLPAASLNDQLPQHTFRVIWTAGNAQKECVLLKGRQECWCRDSATDEQLFRCELSVEKSTVLQSELESCKELQELEPENKWCLLTIILLMRALDPLLYEKETLQYFQTLKAVDPMRAAYLDDLRSKFLLENSVLKMEYAEVRVLHLGHKDLTMLCHLEQLLLVTHLDLSHNRLRALPPALAALRCLEVLQANDNAIESLDGVTNLPRLQELFLCNNRLPQPAVLQPLASCPKLVLLNLQGNPLCQAAGISEQLAELLPSVSSILT
- the RABGGTA gene encoding geranylgeranyl transferase type-2 subunit alpha isoform X2, whose product is MHGRLKVKTSEEQAEAKRLEREQKLKLYQSATQTVFRKRQAGELDESVLELTSQILGANPDFATLWNCRREVLQRLEAQKSPEELAALVKAELGFLESCLRVNPKSYGTWHHRCWLLGRLPEPNWTRELELCARFLEVDERNFHCWDYRRFVAAQAAVPPAEELAFTDSLITRNFSNYSSWHYRSCLLPQLHPQPDSGPQGRLPEDVLLKELELVQNAFFTDPNDQSAWFYHRWLLGRADPQDALRCLHVSRDEACLTVSFSRPLLVGSRTDTLLLMVDESPLAVEWRTPDGRNQPSHVWLCDLPAASLNDQLPQHTFRVIWTAGNAQKECVLLKGRQECWCRDSATDEQLFRCELSVEKSTVLQSELESCKELQELEPENKWCLLTIILLMRALDPLLYEKETLQYFQTLKAVDPMRAAYLDDLRSKFLLENSVLKMEYAEVRVLHLGHKDLTMLCHLEQLLLVTHLDLSHNRLRALPPALAALRCLEPQQMTPAFLSSVIPPDPRSPSMHCKLIMLGSPVACTNSKLHALSCLPYPS